The sequence ATGCTTTTGCTTTAGTAATGAACACAGTTGAGTCCAAGATGAATTTCTCAATTACTGTTACGTTATGCATGTAGGATACAAGTTGGGAGGGGGAAGAGGGCCTGGGATGTTTGCTGAAGATCCGATAACCAAGTCCTGTTTAGtaggtttttttccctgcacTATCACTGGTATTTATAGAGACTTCTGAGATGAAAACAATGCAGTTTATTCTGAGTGTTGTCATTTGCAGGAAAGGGAGAAATGCATCAAAACTGCAGCAATGCTGAAGCATTCCAGCTTAATCCAGAGAGCTCTTTGTTGACAGAACGCCCACTGGCGTCAATCACAGCCATATATGAGGCTCTGATAAGATCAAGGTCTTTGAGAGATTATCACTTTTCATTTAAGAATTGACACATCTCAGTTTAGTGGTCAGAAAAACAGACACGAGCACAGTATGTGATTAATTTTTATTGGGTATTTTTAAGGGAAGTTTCTGGGAAAGCAGAGTTTAGAACAGAGTTAATggtccacacacacacacacacaacaaaaataatcagtgtTTCATTATGTTCCTAATGCATTGCGTAAATAACAGCCACTATCAAGGTAAATGCAGAAGGGACTGCTGATTTTCAGGGTTTGCAGTTTCTCTTGCAGATTCATCCCAATTCTGTCTTATTCAGTCATTCTGAACCCTTAAGACTGCACCATTTCCTGAAAttctgtagggaaaaaaaaaggaatatttacaatataaatattaaaataaaataatcaggaaTAAAAGATTAATGGCTTATGAAGACATTTAGaatagaaatgaatggaaaacaaTGTCTTGGTTTGTgatcagaaggaaagaaacatatACAAAAGAAACATGTCCTAAATTTCCTGTTTAGGTAGACAAATGTAGTTAAACAACAGATGAAAAGACAGTGGTTTGTTGACAATTATAGGGAGCAATGAAGTGTTTGGGGTGGTTTTAGTCCTCTGCTCAGTGATGATTTggagcaaaaataaagcaatggcTAATGTAGAATTTGAGTAAGAAGTGAAGACCTTAATCAGAAGTTGTAAAAGTCAGTCCCTGTGTCTTATTACTGTTCGTAGTGCTTCAGCAGCTGAGAAGTGCTGATTGGGATGGCAAGCTAAAGCCAAAATCTCCGTGGGGTTCCCTGCAAGTGTTGTGTTATTTGGAAGGTCTTTTCATTGGCTGCTGTGCCTTGAGAATCTGATCAATCCTGTCCCAGAAAGGCTCTATTAAGATACAGATTGCTTCATAAATCATGTGTGTTTATTCTGGCACGTTTCCTAAGGAGCTGAATTCAATTCCTTGCCAAgaaggaggcagcagctcccagctcctggtGCAGGCAGCGGttccctgtgctctgccctAAGGCCTCTCCCGGTGGGCAGCTTGCTTCCCACATGgggctgctgccctgggctccCGGCCTGTTTGGTGAGCGGTGCTTCCTGTCCAAAATGAGACACAGAAGCGTGGATTTAGGAGGTGGGGAGGTTTCTGTGCCGAGCAGCCATTCGTCTGCACCAGCATTTCCTTGGAGTGGGTGCAGTGAGCTGCTTCCTAAAGGAGCCGTTCCTCATCTGATGGGTGATTTCCATCGGCATGCACACAACCCCTGGGGTAGTGACGCTCAGTTGTTCTGTTCTCCTTACGCAAAACTGAAGGTGAATGCTATGCAGTGAGCTCCTGTGCGCTGCGGGCAGCACTCCTGCTGGGGGACCCTGCTGGAGGTGAGCGGATGGCGGTGCTGGTGGTTCTTTGCCCTGGTGGGTGCTGCTACGTGTGATGCTCCTGCTGCCGTACTTCAGAGTAGGTGGAAGGAGAAACCGAGATCTCTTCCTTTTAAGCAGCTGGAAATTTATAGTGAGTAGCAGTGAGAAGGTTCCTTAGGGCAGCCAGGTGTTGcttttgttgtgggttttttttttgacttgCTCGTGCATAAGGAGTTCAGAGATGAACCTGTACCATCAGGGACTGTTTCTGACACTGATCAGTACTGGAGGGCTTTAAGCAAAGTCACTCAATGAATCTTAATGAACCACTAACATAAAAGGGAATTGCAAATCACTTAGAACCTTCTTGTGTTTATATAGAATTTAATACCTTCAGCCCCAATCTTGCCATCCCCGTCGTGGTCTGCAGCTGCCAGGAAAGTCTTGGTTTCAGAGGCAGTTAGCACTCTTGCTCCACACTCAAACCTCTGAAGGAAATACCTGGGAGGAAAGCACCCTTTGTTATGGTTGTCACATAATCCTGTTTTTGCTGGCTGTATGATAAAAAGCTAAAAGGTAAAAAGGTAACTATCTGTCAACAAATATTTGCCATGGTAGCCAAGTCCTCCAAACACTACTTTGTTTGATGAGCTACATCTTCCTCCTGTACAGTTCCGCTCTGAAAGTCCAGACCTGCTGCACTGGATTCTGCTGCTACCAGAGTCCAGCCCCAGGAGGTTAAGTAGAAGGGTGGGCATCTCCTGCTTTGCTCTTTAGGTATAGGGCTTATCTACTCAAATACACCGCTGACAATCTACTGAGGGTTTTACCAATGTTTAGCATAACCTCAGGCGTCCCTTTACGGAAAagttttagaaagaaagaagtgctgATTTTTTGATAGTCTCTTACTAGTCAAGGTAACAGAAAATCCTTACTTGAGCTCATCTTCCTCAATAAAGCCACTTTGATCATTGTCGAGAATCCGGAAGATCTCCTTGAGCTGGCTACTACTCTTTTTAGACATCCCACTGATCTGAAAGAATTTTTTGGGACTAAAGGAATCTGgagctgaaaataaattaataaatatattaaccCCAGACCTCTGTGTTCACTGTCCCTAGATGGTCTGAGGATGCTGCTTCATTACAGTTTAATTGTTCCAAACATGAACAGTATGTAAAGGCTGACAGGCTGAATGTTGCCATCCTGCACAGCACCCTGCCGCACACCAAGGGAAGCCACGTGGGGATGGGATACAAACTCAAACCACCCCCGATGTGAAGTTCTCCTGAACAAATACATACTGTGGCAGCTTCAGGAGAGTCTAGAGAAGTCTGATTACGTGTGTGCTTGTTCAGTATTCCTTTGGGGCTGAATTAGACTTGCAATGTGTTGCagaaaatagtacatttttagCAAGTTAATTGTTTTCTCACCTTGGCAGTCccgcagagcagcagcaatatCAGAAGGGCTTAGAATGTCTGTGAGGCTCATTTTAAACCTGTTAAAAAGTGTATTGCAATCACATTTATGAAATGCAAATGCACATTagaagcattttttcctgtgGCTTAAGCACTGTATGACTAACAAGACTTCCAGGGGCAGACAAGTCCAATCGATCAGTCTGAAATTGCTGCTGTTACTCAGTAAATTAGAAGATTTAGTACAgtgcttctttaaaaatagcagtGCTGGAATAATGCTTTTTAATGAGATGGATTACAGAAATAGTGTTGTGAGTTGACGATCAATCTATTAACCTATTTTGTATCTACTACTTGCATGCTGTTTAAGTACATCCTGTTCTTTAACTCAGTATTACCATCAGTCTAATAAGCAGTCCTACTGGAATGCAAGGCATTGGATGATACCAATAGCAGCATAGGCAGTGGGAAAAATAAGCCAAGAAGGTTTCCttgttttctcccccaacagCTCTGAagtataaaaagaaatcaggtACTTATCTATGTGAGGTCCATCCGCACAGAATGCCAGGAGTTCAGCTCAAAATCTTACAGCGATGGTTATTGTACTTACTaccagtgcagctctgcacatcaatttcatttaattcatctCAAGTCACCAGCTCACCTTTATGGTTTTCTCAGCTAGGCCAAGGAAAAATAGCTGAGGAGATACCAGGCAAAGTAGTCTTGTTGGCTCTGGCTGTCACTCTGACTTATAAAGGATTCAAAAGGTGACAATAACCACTACTTGGGTTACTGCTTCATGGATCAAATGTTTGATTTGAGACCTAGCTCAAATTTCTTCCTTAACTAATTAAACTTCTCTTTCTATTTATATCCTAAGATAACGCCAACAAGAacagtgtttttaataaatCCACTTGTGCTTAATTAAGTACAAGTCTGCCATCAAAACATAGCCTTTCGGGCCCCAGGCGTGCTAAAGGTTTTCAGTTAACCCCTGGACCTTGGGGCAGCTCACTGCAAGGAGACTCCAGCAGTCAAACCCTTGTGGAAAGAAACTAGTTTGGTTTCCTTAAGCCTGTTCATCCTTTGGAGGGTGTAGAGGAAGGTGGGGATGAAGGATCCGAGGTGACCATTTGCCATTCTGACAGTTACAACTTGTCAGTAGGGAGGAGGAAACCGGTGTAATTTAGGGGGATCTGTCTCCTGTAAGCTTCATTTCCTGACCATGTTCTGCACTGCTGTACCCAGGCAGGGACAGAACAGAAGCCCATGCTTCCGTGGGCAGCAGAACTCAGCAACTCGGTCATCTCCTTGTCTGTGTTCCTTGGAAGGCTATGTATAACTAGATGGCCTacttaataatttattttgaatattttaaattacacGAAGTCAGTAACAGACTTACTTGGAATTGCAGGAATCATCTATTGGAGATAGATATATGTGCAGTTTGCAACGTGTGCTCGCTTTATTTCCCTACTGAGAAATTGAAGTTGCAGGTGTGCAgtagtggatttttttgttcatgTGTATTTCCAGGTCCCtaattttagaggaaaaagatTAAAGCTGGGAACAGTGGGTATGAGGTTTTCCTTCTCGGATTGTAGTAATTCTCATACTGGCATGTACATTTTGGCATTCCGTTGTGAATTTTCACCTTTGTGATCATCACGGGTCGATACAGGATTTCATAGAAGATTTTCGTGGCCATTCCCTTTGACATATTTTACTGCCAAGATGTTTCTCCAGGGCAGTCTACATAAAATCTCTAATGACAGCCTTGAGATAGTGAGAGCACATTGCTGCTCCTGGTCCCAGTAGTAGCAgccttcctttatttttgtttgctttgtgtaaACGTTTGACCTGCCATAATACACTGATTATTACAAGCTAATGGGAATGAAAAAATGATAtagaggaaaataatgaaattgaGGTGAGCTCAGATTCAAAATACATCTGCAGCTTATTCAGGCACTGTGTTAAAATCTGAGTGCCAGGTGCTCTGAGAGCAGCTCCTTGTTAGCTCACCTCTCTGCATGGCATGCGGGGCTCTGTACTGTTTTGCATTCTCAATATTAATTGTGAAATTGTATTCACAGTATTAATTGCAATGCATGTTGTATTGAAGTATGATGTTGAATAGAAATGAGCAAATTGCTACAATATGTTCACTGATATTGCTTGTGAAGGGATCTTTTAATGTTTGAAATCCAATGCTGACAACAGGACACGCTTATCTTGTCTGAAAGATGATTTACAGAAGCCTAAAACAGCTGAATTTCAGAATCAAGTTGTTGTCACTGTATATCGATACAGGTGGGACTCTAGGGTTaccagcatttatttatttattaatgacACCGCATCTGAAGTGCAGGTTTCTCTCTGCTACGATTAGAATGAAGTCATCAGGAATGAGCACAGTGTGCAAAGGGATATTTCGACTAAATAACCCAGCtccactgcctgctgcagggcGTGTGTTACCTTGGGTGATTGCAGTCCCCGTGAGGGTTCAAAAACAGATCTGTAGAAGAAAATTTGTGAAAGATAGTATGCAGGCAACATAATGCTCTGGAAAAAATGCTTCTTATTCTACAAGAGGAGCTGCTAGGTAGCAAGCAGCTAACAACTATGCAAAATCTGATACAAAATCTGAGTACTGTTTCCAGGAACGTTTAACATTTGTTCCtacaaagaaaaactgttaatttgctgctcttttgtttgcttttgctctgctaAGGACTTCTGAAGGTGCTATTGAGTTGTTCTTCCCAAGATTTATGTACTTGCACAgctttacttctctttttctttttccaagtcaACTCCAGATAACTAATAAGCAGTGGAACTTTGTGTTTTAGTAAATCGTTGGCAGGCTGGGGGCTAGCCTCGTactctttctgttctgtttggtACAAAGTACAGAGTGTTAATTGGCAGTGGCAACCAACCAAAGATATGACTTACAGAGGATGCAGAGGAAACATCAGCAGTTGTCTCAGGTGAGATCAGAGGAGAGGTGTCAATCTGAGAGCAACTACAGAAGTGTAaagagatgctgcagcagctgttctAAAACCCATACAGTTCCATCTCTCAACCCTGGCAGTGTTAGGGCTAGAACAATTGTGCTGTGATCCTGGATAACAGATTGTGCCTTTGTAATGAGCTTGGAAGTAACTAGAACAGCTTGTGTGGTTGATCATTAATGCTGTTGCCTTAGTGGTGATGGCAGAGGATCTTAGTGTGACTACTGCAGGAATCACTGAAGTCTGCAGCTCCATTTGAGATGCTGTATCTTGTCACTCCCGTATACACTTCAGTTGCATagaaaaaattacagaatcCAATCTGAATGCTTGCTTGTGCCGTAGTCATCACCGTATTTCATGTAAAGGTCTAAGACAATGGTGTAGTATTTTTTTATACGTTTTATTGCACAGTATTACAACCAGGGATGAAATCCAGGCCTCAAGCCTGAGTGACAGAGCTTTCCTTCCCGAGGCGCAGGACGcgtccagcagcactgcagggctgagctgagcAAAGGCAGGCATTCTCGTGGGCTAGGAGCGCATCTCGTGTTCAAGTCCTGTCCTCACTGTTCTGTGTAAGTGAGATTGgttcatatttgaaaatgatAGCGGGACAGATTAACATAGCTGACTAATAACATATCTAATTCATAGAGACTTTTCTTATCAGTACTTTCCCCCATAGAAAGCAGCCCTGGAAGATCACTGACGCTGTTACGTATGCTGTGTTTGTCTTCAGGTAGGCTTGCGAGTGCATCTGTGACTCAGTAACATGGTTTTTCACTCTGATCCTAAACACAGTTGCCCAAGCTGTTTCTGACTTGTCAGCACAGCAGGTAATTGCAGATGGACTGATCTTAGAAAGTGTAAATTGTTCAAattttctatgtattttcagaataaCTGTGCCCTAAGGTTAACTAATGGCTGTGAAAGAACCTGGGTGCTGCCTTTTGTGGTGTGTAACAGATATGCACAGAGGAGCTATTCTGTTACCTGAGGCCTTACGTGTGGCTGTATTTCACTGTGACCTGCAGAATACGAAGCCATAGTAATAAATTAATGTAAATGGAGTAAATGGTATTGAAGCATTTCCAGTGATTTCTGTTTACCACCTGTCCTCAGTGATGTCGGTGGGATTTCTGCCATTAATTTATTGCAGTAGAAAGGTGCACAACCTTTAATAATGtatgaagtaaaaaaatacCCTATAAATTAGTTGATTGTATCGTAAATAATTGTCAAATGTCACTTGTTTAACAGACATAGCCTTCTAAAGAACGGAGAAGCAGGTGTCTGGATTCTGCAAGGCACTTAAAATGTGTGCATAAAGCATGTAAAGAAATCAGATAGGCAGAGGTCAGTCGTGTTCAAGGACTGGTGGAGAGAGCTGTGTGAAACGTTTGCTAAACATGAGACAGTCTCAGTCCAAGCAACTTATGAGTCTGGAGAGCACTGCTCATGTGAGGGGACCTGCTTGGGATGTGTGCAGGTGGTCATGCACTGCTCCTCGTCGTGGCCTTACAGGCACAGCCCAAAGAGCTTTCCTACAGCAGAAGATAGAAGAAGACTTTTGACAGTGCCAGATAGCTGGTGTgagtgaaagaaagagaaggagtcTGTGTTCTGGTAGACTGAAACTGTGTTTTCTTCACTGATCTGCTTAGTGGTAatgctgaaaggagaaaaggtcTAAAACCCTAACGAGCCAGAGTGATCACTAAAGCTGATATCGGACCTAGCCTGTCATTAATTTTTCAATGTCCTTAATGGGATGGTAAGTGGTGAAATGGTCATAGATTTGTATAGATCTGGCACAATAGTCAGCGTGGAAGTAAGTGTGGTTAAATGAAGGAGATGCCTGATAACTCGAAAGTTATCTGAGCTGTCTGTGCCTTTCTCTCTGTCAGCCACTGATCGTGGTACAATGCTTGAAGACATTCAGGTGAACCATATCATGTGCTGAACATATAAAACATATCAGACAAGTGCACAGTGTTATCTGACATCAGTGATAGCCTTTGGCCTTGCAATCACACTGCAGGTATTATTCCTCAGTTCCCTATGTATATTGCTCTCCTGAGCTGACACTGAAATTGTAAATGTGAGTTTGCTTAATGGACGACTCTTTTTTCACcgtgcaggaaaaaaattgtacaaAATGAGGGCCTGCTTCTTTCAGTAGAGCTAATGGAGAGGTATCTTTTGGCTAATGTATAAGGCATGAACAAATTATTCAGTATTCTTTAAAGCCATGTagctttctttaattttctgcagtgtgataatttcctcagctttgttttgaagttttcttgCTTCCCTGTGATGTCTTATCTTAAATGTGCAATGCATCAGTACTGTTGTAGCATTGGCagataattttgaaatgaatatttttgacCTGCAAATACTGGAACATCTTAAATAGCTCCTAGAAATGCCACATGAGGCAGTCACACTGATTTTTACAA comes from Meleagris gallopavo isolate NT-WF06-2002-E0010 breed Aviagen turkey brand Nicholas breeding stock chromosome 16, Turkey_5.1, whole genome shotgun sequence and encodes:
- the LOC100545184 gene encoding parvalbumin, thymic CPV3, which codes for MSLTDILSPSDIAAALRDCQAPDSFSPKKFFQISGMSKKSSSQLKEIFRILDNDQSGFIEEDELKYFLQRFECGARVLTASETKTFLAAADHDGDGKIGAEEFQEMVQS